TCAATATTTGCCTGAATGGTCACATCTAATGGATATACAATGGTATCATCACCTAACTCTACTTTTACGGTATTTGTGAAATCTGAATATGTACGTTCTAAAAAAGATTGTCCAGCTTCAGAAAGATTTTGGTGAAACTCTGTTTTTCCAAGTCCTGTACAAATGAGTTTGGCACCCAACTGTTTACACTCTTTTGCGATTACTAAAGCGAGTGAAGAAGAATCCGTAATTCCCGTGATGATCACGGTCCTACCTGCTAAATTAAAATTCATTTTTACCCTCAGCGATTAGACTGGTCCCGGTATAAAAAGACGATAGAAAATGCGAACTTTTTTTCGTGTTTTATTTATCGTTTGTGCAGAATTTTTTCATAGGATTGACTACCGATAAAGATATCCAATAGATCCCCATCAATGTGTTGGTCTCGGACTTCCATCTTTAATATATCAAAAGCACGCTCTAATGGCACTGCTTTTTTGTAAGGGCGGTCTTGGTCTGTCAGTGCATCAAAGATATCAGCAATGGCCATCATTTTGGCTTGGACTGGAATCTCAACTGCAGACAATCCTCGTGGATACCCCGATCCATTTAATTTTTCATGATGCCCGTGCGCAATGGCAGGAACCATTTTCAGTTCTCTTGTCCAAGGTATTTTTGATAAAAATTGAAACGTATGTTCCACATGAGATTCAATTTCTCTCCTTTCGTCAAAGTCCAAAGAACCACGACGAATTGATAAAAAATTAAATTCTTTTGGCATGAGGAGATTTAGTTGGCTTCCATCGGTGGTATGATAACTCATCTTTGAAATCTCCTCCAAAAAGTTAGAATTACCTTCTTCTAAAATAGAAGGTTCATTGGATTCAGAAATCACTCGAACCATCTCTTCTAGTTTTTCTTTTTCTAAAGTGTATTCCAAATGTATGGATCTCTCGAATTCAGCATAACCATTGTTTCCATGTTTCTTTAAGTATTCGATTTTTTTTTGAGCCAGTTTGGCTTCGACATCTTTTAAAATAAATTGGAAACGCCATCGAATTAAATCCAACTCATAATCTTCTAGTTTTTTGGCTTTAACAAGAACCTTTTCCCGAACTCCAACCTTTCCAAAATCATGAAGAAGAGAAGCATAACGAATTTCTTTTACCTGAGACTCATTAAAATGTACATCTTTGAATCGACCTGTTTGAATCTCGTTTACTGACTCAGCAAGTCCGACAGTGTATTGAGCCACTCGGAACGAATGACCGGAAGTGGTTGGATCCCTGGATTCAATGGCAGATACACTCGCTGTGACAAATCCTTCAAACAAGGTTTCAATGTCATGAACCAAGTTGTTATTTTGAATTGCAACTGCCGCTTGCCCTGCCACAGCCATCACCAATTCTTCCGAATACTTATCATATTCCAAAATGGAATTGGTTTTCATTTCCTCTAATGACAACTTGGTTTGGAAATTTTTTTTCCGATTGATGAGCTGAATGACTCCCACCACTTCATCGTGGTGGTCTTTCATAGGAACAACTAACATTGATTTCGAATAATAATTACTCATTTTATCAAAATCACTGTTAAACTTATACTCTTCCTTTCCGGACAATTCGTACACATTTGGAATATTAAGTTGTTTTCCAGTAAAAGCTACATAACCTGCAATGCTCTTTTTGTTGATGGGTAAAATAAATTCATCGGAATTCAAATCTAATGCAGAAATTTTGAATCTAAGATTGCGAGGATTTCCCCTTTCATCTTTTTCTACTAGATACAAAGAACCAGAATCAGAATTGGAAATTTCCCGCGCTGAATTCAAAATATCACGAAGAAGTTTCGTAAAATCTTTTTCGTTCGCAAGACTAATCCCAATTTTCGTTAGTTTAGAAATTTCATTTGTAGAAACATTAATTCGTTTTTGAAGTTCAAATTTATCTACAACCATCTGGAGACTAGTGAAAGCATTCGCAAGTGCCTTAACTAAAAAGATAAGGGGAGCATCATCAGGAACATTGGTAAAAAACAAATCCTCTTCTATATTTAAAGCTATGTATCCAGTATAATCAATGGGAGCTCGCACTATAAAGTTCGACATGATAGTGGGATGGTTCTTCAAAAATTGATGGATCTCATGGTGTTTGGATTCCAACTCATACCTTGAGATATAAAATAATACTTTGGCGATGCGACCGTTTGAGTCAGATTCAATTTGATCTAACTCATTTAAGGTCAAAACCTTGGCTTTGATTTTTTTGGAATAATCGGCAATTTTGCCTTCAAAAAAAGGATCGTCCGTTATGATGAATTTCGAATCCGAAGATTTGGTCACAGGCATACTATCGACACGAAAAAATCGACTGTCGATTGTTTTTTCGAAAAATAATCTTACTTTTGTTTGAAGAGCAGGATGATTCCGAAACTAAGACAAGCGACCAAATAAAAACTTAAAAAATAGAGAACCTGAACCCCTAACAATACATAGGGTGAATGCACCCAAAGATTCGGCTCAGCTAGCAAAAAAGGAACGAATATTCCCAGTATTGCCGGGTAAAGAAAAGACAAAACACCCCGAATTCCCGACTCCGACCAACGAAGCAAGGCCAAATAAGAATACAACAAACGGCCAAAAATTCCGGAAAGGAAAGCTAAGGGCAGAACCACCAAAATTTCTGTTCCCAAACAGGAAGAAAAGGCCAAAGTTCCAATCCAAATCCCTATCTCGGATGCGTACGAAACGTCTTCTTTTTTCCATTTCGAAACGAATAAAAAACCTAACGAAGAAACAATTCCATAAAAAAGAAAGTTAGATACATAGGAATAAAAACGGACATCCGCTTTCCAGGGCGACAAAACAAGAAAAACAACTGGAAGTAAACTTAAGTAAACAAAATGAGAAGCGTCATAAGTTAATTTTTGTTTACCGACCTCTTCAAGAGGCCAAAACATTTCCCGAATCCAGACTAAAGCACCGAGAGAAATAGCAAAAGGTAAAATCAATGTGCTGTCTTGGACAAGGATTGTCGTTTGAAAAAAATGAATTCCAAATAGAACTCCAACCCAAAACAAAAATATAAAAGTCGCAACGAAGAACCTTCTCAATGGTTGAAAAGAAAACCATCTTTCTTCCAATGAAGAATGAGTCAGAAATAACAATAGATTACTTTTTGTGATATAGACAAATATAGAATCTGTATTCCAAATTTCTGAACGGATTCCCCATCTTTTTAAAATTTCAGTCATAAAAAAACCAAAAACGGTAATGAAGGTCCATAGGAAAATTAAATCATTACGTTTTCCTTCTTCGGAGATTCGGCGAAGTGTATGGAACAAAAAGAAACCGGAAAGGATACAAAAGAGAAACTCTGTTTCAAATAAATTCATTGGTTTACTTCCTCACTGACAGTAAACGGAAGGATGGAATACGGTGGCTCTCCATTACGATCCAAACTTTGAAAATTATGGTGGAATCCTCTGATGGATTGGTTCCCGATTAGAATGAATTTTTCTTTTCCAGCTGGTTTTAAGAGAATACTTCTGTTGAAAAAATAAAGGATCGGGTTTGCTTTGAGTTCGCTTCCAATGTTTAGGAAATGGGGAAGGATTTTTGTATAAGGCTCATAGATATCAATGGAGTTTGCTGCACGAATGATAATGGTTTTTCCTTTTAGATTAGGAATCGGTCGATTTCTAAGGATCCAATTCTTTGGATCTGCATAAACCGATTGGAACTCACCCACTCCATCTCCAGAAAGGATACGAATGTTCGGGAATGAATAAAGCCTATCTTTTAATTCTGGTTTTACTTTCTTTAAAAATAAATCTACTTCTCCGGGTAACTCCCATAATACGACTTCCATTCCAGAAAAGTGTTTTGCAACGGCAAGAGAGGTAACACCGGGATATTCTGGGTGATTTAAAGCTGGCCCAATATCAAAGAATACAATTTGATTTCCTTTTTCAAATCGTTTTAAGTCACCAAACAAAGTTTTACGAAGTGCCGACATGGGTTTAGAAAGAAAGGCCTTCGTATTTAACAAATCATCTAAAAATAAATTTGTATCTTCTAATCTATTTTCATAAGTCCTTGCTCGGATTTCTTCATCTTGACCATTAAACAAATACCGGCCAGTATACGACCTGATTGTTCTTTCTTCTAACTCGGTAAAAGAATTAGGGTTTGGTTTATCCCAAGTATAAGGATATATGGACTTTCCAATTTCAAAACGATCCACTGAAGGTAAGTCCACAATTTGTCCATAAGGCGATAACCTTACATATTGTTTGTAATAAGTTTCTGTTTGTTCTGGATTGTTTCGGAGTTTAGAAAGAACTGCCAAGTTAAAAAGGGCAAACCGATGATAAGGTTTTTCTTCTATTCCATATATAGATTTGGCATTCACAATTGATTCCCAAACTGATTTTGCGATGCTCCATTTCCCAGACTTGTAAAGAGTAGCCGCATATAAATTATAGGAATACAAAGCGATGTCGTGATTGGCTAAACTTTCATCCATAATAATTTGCCTCTGGTCTTTTAACAAAGACAAGGCGGCATCGTATCTGCTTAAATCATAATATACCTTTGCCAAATTAAAATCCAAATAAACTTGATCCAATCCATTTGAAAACTCTCCTCGAATGGAGGACAATTCATAGGATGCAAGTTCGGGTTGTGCGAGATCATAAAGAAGAAGACCGTAAAAATAGGAATTTTCCACAGAAACTGGATCTAAGAGCAGACCCAATGTTTCATAAAGTTTTTTTGCTGAAGTTAAATAATATACAGCTTCTTCTTTTTTTCCGTCAAGAACCAGAGCTTTTCCTAACAAAGAAATGGTATCAGCATAATCACTATGAATTACGGTTTTCAGAGATTCTCTTTCTTTTTTTGCGGCATTTGCATATTCAATAGTTTTACTAAATTCTTTTTTTAAGAAATAGAACTCCGCAATGTATTTGGCAGCGTAAAACTTCGTATAGGCGGAAAGATTGGAATTTCCGTCAACGTTACGCCAAATCTCTTTGAATGAATCCTCCGACTTTTTTTCTAAACTGATCCCAATCTTTAAGAATTGCAAATATTCAGAAGGAAACTCTAAAGACTTGAGAAATGAGTTTTTTTCTTCATAGGACAATGTAGGATCGTATTCCGATAACCTGACAAACTCTGATTCGGAAAGAAATTCATCCGCGGAAGGAAATTTCCATTCAGGAGACCGCTTCATCAAACGATGCAACCGAATGGTTTCATCTAAAAGATGAGCAAGTGACCGGTAAATGACAGAAACCAATTTCCCACGTTCTTCATAAGGGAGAAAAACGGATTTACCCGAATAAGTGGATTTTTGTTCAACGGAACTCAATCGGGGAGTGAATTCTATCCCCTTTTCTTTCCATTCGAATGCGCCCAACAAAACAAAATTGGTCCTTTGTTTTTTTGCCGAGGAGAGAGAGTTATTTTTTCCGAGATAAACTCCCCCAGTGACTTTTTGGAATTCAAAATCAATGAGTTCGGAAAGGATCCTAAGAGTTTTGGGATCGGATTCTTTTCCGGTAACCTCCCAATCCCCTAAACTAAAATAGGAAACTGAGTCAGGCGATTCATATGTCACCGGTAAGGTTTCTTTTTTGATCGCGTTCCGAATAGAATAATATAACGGAGCATAGGCGACAAATGCCAGAAGGGAAAAAGTAAGAAGGGTATTTTTTTGAAAGCGAGACAAGTTTTGCAAATTCTAAATCGTTTGGTTTGACCCAGTTTGATTAGAATTTTGCAGAACTCAAGGAAAAAACGGGGTTTCCCCCGTTCGATCTAAAATCTTATCGTTTGAGACCTAGAACTTCTTGGATCATTTGGTCAGAAGTCACAATGGTCCGCGAGTTGGCTTGGAATCCCCTTTGGGTCACGATCATATCGGTAAACTGATCAGAGAGGTCAACGTTTGACATCTCAAGGAGTCCTGCATTGATTTTTCCACGACCTTGGCTTCCTGCCTCACCAATGTTTGCATCTCCAGAGTTTAAAGAGTAACTATACATTGTGTCCCCTTCTTTATTGAGACCAGCTGGGTTTGTAAAGTTCGCAAGAGCAATCCTTGCGAGTGGTTGGCGCACTCCATTGGAAAATACTCCTGTCACAGTTCCTGTGTTGTCGATGGAAAAAGATTCCATATATCCCATCGGATATCCATCTTGTTTCACAGCTTTTGTTGTAAAATCAGATGAAAACTGGGTGATTCCACCCACAAGACCAGCTTCTCCTAAATTCAAACTGAATTTTTGAGCTGTTGGATTTCCTGGAATGCGGAAGGAAATATCTGCTTTTAGTTTTCCTGTGGTTTGAGAATCCACACCGTCAGAAACGGAGATGATTTTTCCGTCTGGCGTGAAAGATACTTCTAGTTCTTGGTTTCCTGAAACTTTTGTGTTCTCTCCACCCGTTCCACTTACGTCGACAGAAACTTGGCTTGCATCTTCCAATTTGAAACGCATCTTCCATACGTTTTCTCTCATTTTGTAAAATTCCACTCCCATTTGGCGAGTGTTTCCAAGTTCATCATAAACATTAATTGATGTTACATGGCCTCTTCTTTGACGAGGGTCTGGATCATTGATATAACGTTGGATGTCTTCTTCGGTTGCATCAGAAGGAACTGCCGCAACACTTGCATTGAGGTTGGATTGAAAATCTACATTTTGAGTCGCACGAGCTGGTTCTTTGGAATAAAGAGGAATCATGATGTCTTCCAAAGATCCCGCAGAGTTGATGTATTTGTTTCCGGCATCATCCAAACGAGAATTCCAACCTTGTACTTTTAATCCGTTCGCAGGGTTTACATAAAATCCGTTTTTATCTACGTTGAAAGCACCGGCGCGAGTATAAAATTGTTTGTCTCCATCTTTTACAACAAAGAAACCTTCTCCAGAAACGGCAACATCTGTGTTCTTTCCTGTGGTTTGTAAAGCACCTTGAGTCATAATTTTATCTATTGCAGCGATGAGAGAACCAAGACCGACTTGTTTCGGGTTTGTTCCCCCGATCCTTTCATTTGGTTCAGAAGCACCTTGTAACTCTTGGGAGATCATATCTTGGAAGGTAACTCGCTCCGTTTTAAATCCGTGTGTGTTCACGTTGGAGATGTTGTTACCAATAACATCCATTCTTACTTGGTGGTTTTTCAATCCGGAAACTCCGGAGTAAAGTGATCTCATCATAACGTTATATCCTCTCTTTTTCTATCGACCTTTTTTGATTAATCCTGATAAGCTTCTTGTTTTTTTAATGTATTATTCGGTACATTCGCCGGACGTTGGAATTCAGGTTCTGGTTTGAGAAGAGATGGATCAGAAATCAAATTGATTTTTGCAACATCAAGCATTCTCCCATTCACACGAACGTAGGTTTTTCCTTCATTGTCAAACATGATGGCACCAGCAAGTCCCGTTACATCTTCACCCGTGACAAGATCTGGTCCTGAAACAATTTTACCTACGACCGAATAACTTTGTTTAGATTCCATTCTGGCAATTCCAGAAGAAATGTTTTTCATCTGTTCGAGGGATGAAAACTGTGCCATTTGTGCAATGAAGTCTTTGTCCTGCACCGGGTTTGTTGGATCTTGGTGAGAAAGTTGAGTGAGGAGGAGTTTTAAAAAATCATCCTTTCCAAGTTCCTTTTGTTTCTCACGAATTTCGATTCCCTTTAAACCACTTGTTTCTTCTTTTTCTAATTGGTCCAAATGTTTGCGAATATTAAAGGTTCTATCACCTTCAAAGTATTTGGTTCTAGCCGAGTTTTGTGTTGATATATCTTGCATTCCGTCTGGCATGAGATCCTCTTTTTTTTCTATATTGACTGGTGATTTATGCGAAAAATTCCAATGCCTTGGACTCTTCGAAGTTTGGTGGCACAAGTTGGTCAGAAGATTCTTCTAAACCCAAATGATTTTCTGAATTGCGAAACCGGGCCGCTTCTATCATGGTTTGGTAGAGTTCATTTTGTTCTTTGCGATCTGTCAGTCCACTTCCATCATCCCATAAATCGATGATGAGTGCTTGTAAGTCGAGGCCAGATTCTTTTAAATTTTCTTTGATGGTTTGGATTTCGTTTTGCAATGATTTTTGAAGTTCTTCGGACTCTACAAGGATTCGTCCTTCCACCTTCTCACCGTCCACAGTGACTTTCAAAGTTAGCCTTCCATATTCTTTTGGATTCATTACAATCTCAGCACTTGACTTTCCATTTTGTACAATATCAAACCGAGCTTGTTTGATGAGTTCGTCGATGTTTTGTTTGAGATTTGTTTCTTTAGGTTTTGTTTGTTTTTCTACAGTCCGAATCTCTTCCGCTTTTTGTATGGATTTGGATTCTAACGAAGACAATGTAAATCCTTGTTTAGGGCTACGTTCGTCAGAAGGACGGCCACCCTCTTCTCCTGATTTGGAAGAAGTTGTCGTTTGGATATTGGGAACTAAGTTTGCTTCTGCGGATTTTTGTTTTTCAGAAGCCGAAGGAAATTTAGAATCTAGTTTTTGAAATTCTTTATCTTTCACTCCAAGAGAACGAATCATTTTATCAGAGTTTAAAGTTTGGTTTGGTTTATCTTGTTCAGAAGAAACCTCTCCTGATTCCGATCCGTTTTTTGGTTGTTTGCTAGATTTTAATTTTGTTTCAGTTTTTCGAACAGAATGTTCGCTTGGAACGGATGTTCCTTCTACTTTC
This genomic stretch from Leptospira meyeri harbors:
- the flgE gene encoding flagellar hook protein FlgE, whose product is MMRSLYSGVSGLKNHQVRMDVIGNNISNVNTHGFKTERVTFQDMISQELQGASEPNERIGGTNPKQVGLGSLIAAIDKIMTQGALQTTGKNTDVAVSGEGFFVVKDGDKQFYTRAGAFNVDKNGFYVNPANGLKVQGWNSRLDDAGNKYINSAGSLEDIMIPLYSKEPARATQNVDFQSNLNASVAAVPSDATEEDIQRYINDPDPRQRRGHVTSINVYDELGNTRQMGVEFYKMRENVWKMRFKLEDASQVSVDVSGTGGENTKVSGNQELEVSFTPDGKIISVSDGVDSQTTGKLKADISFRIPGNPTAQKFSLNLGEAGLVGGITQFSSDFTTKAVKQDGYPMGYMESFSIDNTGTVTGVFSNGVRQPLARIALANFTNPAGLNKEGDTMYSYSLNSGDANIGEAGSQGRGKINAGLLEMSNVDLSDQFTDMIVTQRGFQANSRTIVTSDQMIQEVLGLKR
- a CDS encoding HD family phosphohydrolase, yielding MPVTKSSDSKFIITDDPFFEGKIADYSKKIKAKVLTLNELDQIESDSNGRIAKVLFYISRYELESKHHEIHQFLKNHPTIMSNFIVRAPIDYTGYIALNIEEDLFFTNVPDDAPLIFLVKALANAFTSLQMVVDKFELQKRINVSTNEISKLTKIGISLANEKDFTKLLRDILNSAREISNSDSGSLYLVEKDERGNPRNLRFKISALDLNSDEFILPINKKSIAGYVAFTGKQLNIPNVYELSGKEEYKFNSDFDKMSNYYSKSMLVVPMKDHHDEVVGVIQLINRKKNFQTKLSLEEMKTNSILEYDKYSEELVMAVAGQAAVAIQNNNLVHDIETLFEGFVTASVSAIESRDPTTSGHSFRVAQYTVGLAESVNEIQTGRFKDVHFNESQVKEIRYASLLHDFGKVGVREKVLVKAKKLEDYELDLIRWRFQFILKDVEAKLAQKKIEYLKKHGNNGYAEFERSIHLEYTLEKEKLEEMVRVISESNEPSILEEGNSNFLEEISKMSYHTTDGSQLNLLMPKEFNFLSIRRGSLDFDERREIESHVEHTFQFLSKIPWTRELKMVPAIAHGHHEKLNGSGYPRGLSAVEIPVQAKMMAIADIFDALTDQDRPYKKAVPLERAFDILKMEVRDQHIDGDLLDIFIGSQSYEKILHKR
- a CDS encoding tetratricopeptide repeat protein; translated protein: MSRFQKNTLLTFSLLAFVAYAPLYYSIRNAIKKETLPVTYESPDSVSYFSLGDWEVTGKESDPKTLRILSELIDFEFQKVTGGVYLGKNNSLSSAKKQRTNFVLLGAFEWKEKGIEFTPRLSSVEQKSTYSGKSVFLPYEERGKLVSVIYRSLAHLLDETIRLHRLMKRSPEWKFPSADEFLSESEFVRLSEYDPTLSYEEKNSFLKSLEFPSEYLQFLKIGISLEKKSEDSFKEIWRNVDGNSNLSAYTKFYAAKYIAEFYFLKKEFSKTIEYANAAKKERESLKTVIHSDYADTISLLGKALVLDGKKEEAVYYLTSAKKLYETLGLLLDPVSVENSYFYGLLLYDLAQPELASYELSSIRGEFSNGLDQVYLDFNLAKVYYDLSRYDAALSLLKDQRQIIMDESLANHDIALYSYNLYAATLYKSGKWSIAKSVWESIVNAKSIYGIEEKPYHRFALFNLAVLSKLRNNPEQTETYYKQYVRLSPYGQIVDLPSVDRFEIGKSIYPYTWDKPNPNSFTELEERTIRSYTGRYLFNGQDEEIRARTYENRLEDTNLFLDDLLNTKAFLSKPMSALRKTLFGDLKRFEKGNQIVFFDIGPALNHPEYPGVTSLAVAKHFSGMEVVLWELPGEVDLFLKKVKPELKDRLYSFPNIRILSGDGVGEFQSVYADPKNWILRNRPIPNLKGKTIIIRAANSIDIYEPYTKILPHFLNIGSELKANPILYFFNRSILLKPAGKEKFILIGNQSIRGFHHNFQSLDRNGEPPYSILPFTVSEEVNQ
- a CDS encoding flagellar hook-length control protein FliK produces the protein MNVKVPNQNVIQFPQVDWKSSKSGGAENHSMAVRESFGEILEREFQVHSEKKLPGSEYKTLGREKEETPSPSEISKSEDIAKQGLSGPSESSDETTVAKESTSSEEMEESSEEEDLDRDALEYSLGLVTSHTDWDRALVSANQLNELTNKEKTVLLSLQKSAEKTTAYSPKEGTAFIDEAKKLAMNFFQTEKMAKPNESTSLKTQMLLEKDSNLVRFPKQDKKSLENKKGTEKLESFGGKKESIHSGSVVSDLVFAKGKEVKVEGTSVPSEHSVRKTETKLKSSKQPKNGSESGEVSSEQDKPNQTLNSDKMIRSLGVKDKEFQKLDSKFPSASEKQKSAEANLVPNIQTTTSSKSGEEGGRPSDERSPKQGFTLSSLESKSIQKAEEIRTVEKQTKPKETNLKQNIDELIKQARFDIVQNGKSSAEIVMNPKEYGRLTLKVTVDGEKVEGRILVESEELQKSLQNEIQTIKENLKESGLDLQALIIDLWDDGSGLTDRKEQNELYQTMIEAARFRNSENHLGLEESSDQLVPPNFEESKALEFFA